AGTTCCAGAATGGACTCGATTGATGACTATTCAAATATAAGTATTGCAGATGTTGATCGAGACATCGAGAGCCTAATTGATAGCGACTAAAACACCAATGCGTGGAGATTGGGGTGATGACAGGTAAGTTTGGAAACTGCAGATGCCTTGTGTCGGTTTTGTAGAATATTATCGGAGTGACCAAGCTTATTATCGTATTTGTGCGGTTATTTCCACTAATAAAGAGGAGCAATTTAAACAAGGAATAAATCCGATGATTGTGGTTGATCGTTTAACAAGGAAATATGGAGACTTTATCGCTGTCGATGACGTCTCTTTCGAAATCAAAAAAGGTGAAATCGTAGGTCTTCTTGGCCATAACGGTGCGGGTAAGACAACCATTATGAAGATGCTGACCGGTTTTCTGGAGCCTTCAGACGGTCACATTAGCATCGACGGGTTGGATATGGATACCCAACGCAGCACCATTCAAGAAAAAATCGGGTATTTACCGGAGAACTGCCCGCTTTATCCTGAAATGACGGTGATCGGCTACCTGGAGTACGCGGCGTCTCTTCATAAAATTCCCAAGGACGAATGCAATGGAAAGATTCGGGAGGCCATCGCGCAAACCGAACTTGCACCAAAAGCCATGGATACAATCAGCACATTGTCCAGGGGGTATCGGCAACGCGTTGGTGTGGCCCAGGCCATTTTACACTCTCCCAAAATCATCATTCTGGATGAACCTACAAACGGTCTGGACCCGAGTCAAATATTTCAAATGCGTGCCCTTGTTAAGGACCTTGCCCGCGATGCGACTGTCATTATTTCGACCCACATCCTTCAGGAGGTGCAGGCAATTTGCGACCGGGTCATTATCATCCAAAATGGCAAGAAGTATCTTGATTCCCGGATAGAGG
The sequence above is a segment of the Candidatus Zixiibacteriota bacterium genome. Coding sequences within it:
- a CDS encoding ATP-binding cassette domain-containing protein, whose protein sequence is MIVVDRLTRKYGDFIAVDDVSFEIKKGEIVGLLGHNGAGKTTIMKMLTGFLEPSDGHISIDGLDMDTQRSTIQEKIGYLPENCPLYPEMTVIGYLEYAASLHKIPKDECNGKIREAIAQTELAPKAMDTISTLSRGYRQRVGVAQAILHSPKIIILDEPTNGLDPSQIFQMRALVKDLARDATVIISTHILQEVQAICDRVIIIQNGKKYLDSRIEDLQQVNRLMVETDADTDQAKAMFEGLGDIKSFELVSSDNGSFHYSLTTCGNGNVKHIAPIVAKTVVEKGSRLFLLSQESRDLETIFGEMSLKDGRSAQ